One Bdellovibrionales bacterium genomic region harbors:
- a CDS encoding leucyl aminopeptidase family protein codes for MSNELLQGPLKSFLDQTKWGVAASSVKSSSKATPSATAEIFYFGCKEKYDAKKVTPPLVQRSTSPAQPLIDKYATSTGMVWVISAQQVKHLTHSGQFDISAYAMARDTMGGVFREAQSIENIELTYIGSDEMEFKGLIVGMEIARYRFRECWPKLSQKNKSLTIDAPKLKTAKKIFDGALTLGKSVNIARHLVNLPGNILNPATYTQTVQELFRGSSMKVDIWNKDRLKKENMNLHLAVGNGSNVPPMLVKMSYRGNSSKKSVVAFVGKGITFDSGGLDIKPSSGMRDMKKDMGGSASVIGVAYWMMATKQKINADFYLPLAENSVSSTSFRPGDIYVARNGKTVEIHNTDAEGRLVLADTLTVASETKPDWIIDVATLTGAIKVGLGDGLPGLFANNDKIAGQILMKAQASGDNCWRMPLDPGQRSKLKSEVADYINAVDGFGGAVTAALFLEAFVDGTPWAHLDIYAWASSASGAFSEKGGSGQMVQTLCHFCEIN; via the coding sequence ATGTCAAATGAGTTGTTGCAAGGGCCACTAAAGTCGTTTCTCGATCAAACGAAGTGGGGGGTTGCGGCGAGTTCAGTAAAGTCCTCTTCCAAAGCAACGCCATCAGCGACGGCAGAGATTTTCTATTTTGGCTGCAAAGAAAAGTACGACGCAAAAAAAGTGACTCCACCCCTTGTGCAGAGATCAACCTCACCCGCCCAACCTCTCATCGATAAATATGCAACATCCACCGGTATGGTGTGGGTGATTTCGGCCCAGCAGGTAAAGCATCTCACTCACTCTGGGCAGTTTGATATAAGCGCTTACGCCATGGCTAGAGATACCATGGGTGGGGTTTTCCGTGAAGCTCAGTCCATTGAGAATATCGAACTGACTTACATCGGTAGCGACGAGATGGAATTTAAAGGCTTGATTGTGGGAATGGAAATTGCTCGCTATCGATTTAGAGAATGTTGGCCCAAACTTTCGCAAAAAAATAAATCTTTAACGATCGATGCTCCAAAATTAAAAACCGCAAAGAAGATTTTTGATGGTGCATTGACGTTAGGTAAATCCGTCAACATCGCCCGCCACTTAGTCAATCTTCCGGGAAATATTCTTAATCCCGCGACGTACACTCAGACCGTGCAAGAGCTTTTTCGCGGCAGTTCGATGAAGGTGGACATTTGGAATAAGGATCGCCTCAAAAAAGAAAACATGAATTTGCATCTGGCCGTGGGCAATGGATCTAATGTTCCTCCGATGTTGGTGAAGATGAGTTACCGTGGAAATTCGTCGAAGAAATCTGTGGTGGCTTTCGTGGGAAAAGGAATTACTTTTGATTCCGGTGGGCTCGACATTAAACCGTCCTCGGGCATGCGTGACATGAAGAAAGACATGGGCGGATCTGCGTCTGTTATAGGAGTGGCTTACTGGATGATGGCCACCAAGCAAAAAATCAACGCCGATTTCTATTTGCCCCTCGCTGAAAACTCGGTGAGCTCGACATCGTTCCGCCCTGGAGATATCTACGTGGCCCGTAACGGAAAGACCGTAGAGATTCACAATACAGATGCGGAAGGACGATTAGTTCTCGCCGACACGCTTACGGTGGCGAGTGAAACAAAGCCGGATTGGATTATTGATGTGGCCACTCTCACCGGGGCCATCAAGGTGGGGCTGGGTGATGGTCTACCCGGACTCTTCGCCAATAACGATAAGATTGCAGGGCAGATCCTGATGAAGGCTCAGGCCTCGGGAGACAACTGTTGGAGAATGCCGCTCGATCCTGGTCAAAGAAGTAAATTGAAATCTGAGGTCGCTGACTACATTAACGCTGTCGATGGTTTTGGAGGCGCAGTAACGGCCGCCTTATTTTTAGAGGCTTTTGTTGATGGGACGCCTTGGGCGCATCTCGATATTTATGCGTGGGCGAGTTCGGCGAGCGGGGCGTTTTCCGAAAAAGGAGGATCTGGTCAAATGGTCCAAACCCTCTGTCACTTTTGCGAAATCAATTAA
- a CDS encoding glycosyltransferase family 2 protein: protein MKLSFVCIGHNEITHLKELLPQLQQIADEVFYLDAESKDGSLEFAKSIGCQVHSEPNNMNANINRTIAFEKVTGDWIFYVDPDERFPQEIVDELRKKIAADPEVRGFKLPRRNYFFGCWLKHGGQYPDHQIRIFKKGYGIFHNRHVHERLHVNGPIGSLDAAMEHYPYDDISMFIRKFDFYCTFEAKYLLNADVQVNWKNNIKYFILKPANRFFRRYFLKGGFRDGIPGFFASLFDALGWMTRYFKLWEMRKNQK, encoded by the coding sequence ATGAAGTTGTCATTTGTTTGTATTGGCCATAATGAAATCACCCACCTGAAAGAGCTTCTGCCCCAACTCCAGCAAATTGCCGACGAGGTTTTTTATCTCGATGCCGAAAGTAAGGATGGCTCACTCGAGTTTGCGAAGTCCATCGGCTGCCAAGTTCATTCCGAGCCCAACAACATGAATGCGAATATCAATCGCACCATCGCCTTTGAAAAAGTCACTGGAGATTGGATTTTCTACGTCGATCCCGACGAGAGATTCCCTCAGGAGATCGTCGATGAGCTTCGCAAAAAAATCGCGGCGGATCCCGAGGTGCGAGGTTTTAAATTGCCTCGTCGAAATTACTTTTTTGGCTGTTGGCTCAAGCACGGGGGGCAATACCCGGATCATCAAATTCGAATTTTTAAAAAGGGTTACGGAATATTTCATAATCGCCATGTGCATGAGCGTCTCCACGTGAACGGCCCTATCGGCTCTCTCGATGCGGCCATGGAGCATTATCCATATGATGATATCTCCATGTTCATTCGAAAATTTGACTTTTACTGCACCTTTGAGGCGAAGTATTTGTTAAATGCCGATGTTCAAGTGAACTGGAAGAATAACATTAAGTATTTTATCTTAAAGCCGGCCAATCGATTTTTCCGCCGTTATTTTCTTAAAGGTGGTTTTCGAGATGGAATCCCGGGCTTCTTTGCGTCCTTGTTCGATGCCCTCGGCTGGATGACCCGCTATTTTAAATTGTGGGAAATGCGAAAAAATCAAAAGTAA
- the tyrS gene encoding tyrosine--tRNA ligase, whose translation MQHSLHEELKQRGLIYQETLENMSSWLNTSRTFYCGFDPSADSLHIGSLMPLITMRRFQMAGHKPIVLLGGATGMIGDPSFKSAERVLLNRDTIEKNIFGIRQVIEKFIDLKGPQGAMMVNNSTWMEKFSFIDFLRDVGKHFTVNYMLAKESIKSRIEDREQGISFTEFAYMLLQSYDFYVLNKNYNCQLQLGGSDQWGNITAGVEFIRRMRVANNQASKEEAVGLTMPLVTKSDGTKFGKTETGNIWLDARKTSPYQFYQFFVRIQDSDVMKFINYFSFKSLEEIAALDKATRETPEKRLAQTELARELTLLVHGEDELAKVEKATQALFSGELRELDKSMLLEVFSEAPSVKVPKAQIGHINIVDLLVESKLATSKGNARKDVQGGGVYVNSVRVEKEDMVIKPETLLYQSIVVLRKGKKSYCVVLFV comes from the coding sequence TTGCAGCATTCGCTCCACGAAGAACTCAAACAGCGCGGACTGATTTATCAAGAAACTCTTGAAAACATGTCGTCATGGCTCAATACCTCGCGAACATTCTATTGTGGTTTTGATCCTTCTGCAGACTCTCTCCACATAGGCTCGTTGATGCCTTTAATCACGATGCGCCGTTTTCAAATGGCGGGTCATAAACCCATCGTTCTCCTTGGGGGAGCGACAGGCATGATCGGAGATCCAAGTTTTAAAAGTGCGGAGCGCGTGCTTCTCAATCGTGACACCATCGAAAAAAATATTTTTGGAATCCGTCAGGTGATCGAAAAGTTCATTGATCTTAAGGGCCCCCAGGGCGCGATGATGGTCAATAACTCCACATGGATGGAGAAGTTTAGTTTTATCGATTTCCTTCGAGATGTGGGTAAGCACTTTACGGTCAATTACATGTTGGCCAAAGAGTCTATCAAGTCCCGCATCGAAGATCGCGAGCAGGGGATTTCTTTTACGGAATTTGCTTACATGCTCCTTCAGTCCTATGACTTCTACGTGCTCAATAAAAACTACAACTGCCAGTTGCAGTTGGGGGGCTCGGACCAGTGGGGTAATATCACTGCCGGAGTTGAGTTTATTCGAAGAATGCGTGTTGCGAATAATCAAGCTTCAAAGGAAGAAGCCGTAGGATTAACGATGCCTCTGGTCACGAAATCCGATGGCACTAAATTTGGTAAAACAGAAACAGGCAATATCTGGCTTGATGCTCGTAAGACGTCACCTTACCAATTTTATCAGTTCTTCGTTCGCATTCAGGACTCTGATGTGATGAAGTTCATCAATTACTTTAGCTTTAAGTCTTTAGAGGAGATCGCGGCGCTGGACAAAGCCACACGAGAAACGCCGGAAAAGCGATTGGCCCAAACAGAACTCGCTCGGGAATTAACACTTCTTGTTCACGGTGAGGACGAGCTGGCGAAAGTGGAAAAAGCGACGCAAGCGTTGTTCTCAGGCGAGCTGAGAGAATTAGACAAGAGTATGCTGCTTGAAGTATTTAGCGAAGCTCCTTCCGTCAAAGTACCTAAGGCGCAGATTGGTCACATCAATATCGTCGATCTTTTGGTGGAGTCTAAACTGGCAACGTCTAAGGGCAACGCCCGCAAGGATGTTCAAGGGGGCGGTGTGTACGTGAACAGCGTCCGTGTCGAAAAAGAGGACATGGTGATTAAGCCAGAGACGTTGCTCTATCAGTCTATTGTTGTCCTAAGAAAAGGGAAAAAGTCCTACTGTGTAGTTCTATTCGTATAA
- the infA gene encoding translation initiation factor IF-1 codes for MAKDDLIQLDGKISDVTGGGNYRVMLDNGVEVNARLCGKMKRFKIRVIVGDRVTVGVSPYDPTHGLITFRHKG; via the coding sequence ATGGCAAAAGATGATTTAATACAGCTGGATGGCAAGATTTCCGACGTTACTGGTGGCGGAAACTACAGAGTGATGCTCGATAACGGTGTGGAAGTGAATGCACGTCTTTGCGGTAAAATGAAACGTTTCAAAATTCGCGTGATCGTCGGTGATAGAGTCACCGTCGGAGTCTCTCCCTACGATCCTACGCATGGTCTCATTACCTTCAGGCATAAGGGCTAG
- a CDS encoding S8 family serine peptidase, translated as MKLRNLFGFAIVSLLGFSAGAESKQIIVKLQPTRVAGFNFQGSTELEPVIPELGIYALTLSDTAARSGTRAAAASVRNMSGVIYAQENHKVVRRTADPSKATPNDKKFSQQWDLIKDANNFGIDATTAWVNYGVGGLDFRQNDIVVAVVDGGVDIKHEDLRENMWVNKGEIPGNKIDDDNNGYVDDIHGWDIFANNGEISPDMHGTHVAGTIGMKGNNSVHGVGINWNVKIMTVDGASGDTKTVLKSYGYVLKQKKLWLETAGMAGANVVSTNSSFGVDYGDCSSSQYSAWNDIYNEMGKVGILSAAATANINLDVDKSGDVPTGCDSEFLISVTNTQKDGKKNSGAGYGATTIDLAAPGTNIFSTTPKNGFSSLTGTSMATPHVAGAVAYLHSAASQAFNDGYYKDPAVAALILKEIMLETVTPMEALKGKTVSGGILNLNTAAQKIHAF; from the coding sequence ATGAAATTGAGAAATCTTTTCGGTTTCGCTATCGTTTCTTTATTGGGATTCTCTGCGGGGGCAGAATCAAAACAAATCATCGTTAAATTACAACCGACACGTGTCGCTGGATTTAACTTTCAAGGAAGCACAGAACTTGAGCCGGTTATTCCTGAGCTCGGGATCTATGCATTAACGCTTTCAGACACTGCGGCTCGTTCGGGCACTCGTGCTGCGGCGGCCAGCGTTCGCAACATGTCTGGTGTGATTTACGCGCAAGAAAACCACAAAGTGGTTCGTCGTACGGCAGACCCTTCTAAGGCGACTCCGAATGACAAAAAGTTCAGCCAACAGTGGGACCTCATCAAAGATGCTAACAACTTTGGTATCGATGCGACGACAGCATGGGTGAACTACGGAGTGGGTGGTCTTGATTTCCGTCAAAATGATATCGTTGTCGCCGTTGTTGATGGTGGCGTAGATATTAAGCACGAAGACCTTCGCGAAAATATGTGGGTCAACAAAGGCGAAATTCCTGGAAACAAAATCGATGATGATAACAACGGTTACGTGGATGATATTCACGGTTGGGATATCTTCGCTAACAACGGTGAGATTTCTCCTGATATGCACGGAACTCATGTTGCAGGAACGATCGGCATGAAGGGAAACAACTCCGTACACGGTGTTGGAATCAACTGGAATGTTAAAATCATGACTGTCGATGGCGCTTCTGGAGACACTAAAACGGTTCTCAAGTCTTACGGTTATGTTCTTAAGCAAAAGAAATTGTGGCTAGAGACGGCGGGAATGGCCGGAGCCAATGTTGTTTCCACCAACTCTAGCTTTGGTGTCGACTACGGCGATTGCTCAAGCTCTCAATATTCCGCTTGGAACGATATTTACAACGAGATGGGTAAAGTCGGCATTCTCTCTGCAGCTGCGACGGCGAACATCAATCTTGATGTTGATAAATCCGGAGATGTTCCTACAGGCTGTGATAGCGAATTTTTGATCTCAGTCACGAACACGCAAAAAGATGGCAAAAAGAACAGCGGTGCAGGTTACGGTGCAACCACGATTGATCTTGCGGCTCCTGGAACGAACATCTTCTCGACCACTCCTAAGAATGGTTTCTCTAGCTTGACGGGCACATCTATGGCGACTCCGCATGTTGCGGGCGCAGTAGCGTACCTCCACAGCGCGGCTTCACAAGCTTTCAACGACGGGTACTATAAAGATCCAGCAGTTGCGGCTTTGATTCTTAAAGAGATCATGTTGGAAACTGTAACTCCAATGGAAGCTCTCAAGGGCAAAACCGTATCTGGCGGTATCTTGAACTTGAACACTGCAGCACAAAAGATCCACGCGTTCTAA
- the cysS gene encoding cysteine--tRNA ligase, with the protein MSLKVYNTLSRTKEDFKTLEPNTVKMYCCGPTVYDFLHVGNFRGAVFYNFVRNWLESLGYTVTFVYNFTDVDDKIINRAVAEKTTASAVAEKYIEEFKKDFAALHLKPHEHNPRVTQHIDSIIRLIEKIIDNHKAYVVDGEVFYSISSFSEYGKLSNRNVDDMLSGARVEVDPKKKNPMDFTLWKPAKPGEQSWPSPWGEGRPGWHIECSCMIKDILGEQIDIHGGGMDLIFPHHENEIAQGEGASGKQYAQYWLHNNMFTFSGAKMSKSLGNIRTMRSFLEEYNGEIFKYLVMSVHYRSEAEFSEQTISNAISGLTRVYTALRTAETYKVEPQLNLPGVPEFKKAIDEAQLRIKESLNDDFNTSKAFAEVFEIVRLYNSKFKVGAKITAELKTVSTLFLEFVKSYGKTMALFQENPTDFLKQIDKMLIRQKNLDVKKIEELVERRTQARKDKNFQLSDQIRAELTAMGIEVRDAANETLWEVIK; encoded by the coding sequence GTGAGTTTAAAAGTTTACAATACGTTGTCTCGAACCAAAGAGGATTTCAAAACTTTAGAGCCCAACACGGTGAAGATGTATTGCTGTGGGCCGACGGTCTACGATTTTTTGCACGTCGGAAATTTTCGCGGGGCTGTTTTTTATAATTTCGTCAGAAACTGGCTGGAGTCTTTAGGCTACACGGTCACTTTTGTTTATAATTTTACCGACGTCGACGATAAAATCATCAATCGTGCGGTCGCCGAAAAAACCACCGCCTCGGCCGTTGCGGAAAAGTATATCGAAGAATTTAAAAAAGATTTCGCGGCTCTCCACTTAAAGCCGCACGAGCATAATCCTCGAGTCACTCAGCATATTGATAGCATCATTCGTCTCATTGAGAAAATCATCGACAACCACAAAGCCTACGTCGTCGACGGCGAAGTGTTTTATTCCATCTCCAGTTTTTCGGAGTATGGAAAGCTGAGTAATCGCAACGTCGATGATATGTTGAGCGGCGCGCGAGTGGAGGTGGATCCCAAAAAGAAGAACCCAATGGATTTTACTCTTTGGAAGCCCGCGAAGCCCGGTGAGCAGAGCTGGCCGTCCCCGTGGGGCGAAGGGCGCCCGGGCTGGCACATCGAATGCTCCTGCATGATCAAAGATATTTTAGGGGAGCAGATTGATATTCACGGCGGAGGAATGGATTTGATTTTTCCGCATCACGAAAACGAAATCGCCCAGGGCGAAGGGGCGAGCGGAAAACAATATGCTCAGTATTGGCTTCATAATAATATGTTCACCTTTAGTGGTGCAAAAATGTCGAAGTCTTTGGGGAATATCCGCACCATGCGCAGTTTTCTCGAAGAGTACAATGGCGAAATTTTTAAATATTTGGTGATGAGCGTGCATTATCGCTCGGAGGCCGAGTTTTCAGAACAGACGATCTCCAATGCGATTTCGGGACTGACTCGCGTTTATACCGCCCTAAGAACTGCAGAGACCTATAAAGTGGAACCTCAATTGAACCTCCCTGGAGTTCCTGAATTTAAAAAAGCCATCGACGAGGCTCAGTTGCGTATTAAAGAATCACTCAATGATGACTTCAATACTTCAAAAGCCTTTGCGGAGGTTTTTGAAATCGTTCGTCTTTATAATAGTAAGTTTAAAGTGGGAGCAAAAATCACCGCCGAGCTCAAAACGGTATCCACTTTGTTTTTAGAATTTGTGAAAAGTTATGGAAAAACCATGGCTCTCTTTCAAGAAAATCCCACGGACTTTTTAAAACAGATCGACAAAATGTTGATTCGCCAAAAAAATCTCGATGTGAAGAAAATCGAGGAGTTAGTCGAAAGACGCACCCAGGCGCGCAAGGATAAAAACTTTCAACTCTCGGATCAAATCCGAGCCGAATTGACGGCCATGGGGATTGAAGTGCGTGACGCGGCGAACGAAACGCTTTGGGAAGTCATCAAATAA
- a CDS encoding YdiU family protein: MPVSSRYIADPRWNQLDERFRDPVRPVTFPLAMERFRNRQWDRRIGLDSLNDEEWKQHFWEFRPLPQNLPQPLALRYHGHQFLHYNPDLGDGRGFLFAQLRDDQGRLLDLGTKGSGTTPWSRRGDGRLTLKGAVREVLATEMLEALGVNTSKTLSVFETGEELQRNDEPSPTRSAVLVRLSHGHVRIGTFQRHAYLRDTEALKTLVHFSCDNYYPKIDREQNLQALLEEFFDRVCHSVAQMTAQWMLGGFVHGVLNTDNINISGESFDYGPYRFLPYYDANFTAAYFDHNGLYAYGEQPKIMLWNLQQLQACLQLIAPTGTDFKNGLQTFQSVFSQEVIGLFLKKLNLRPLEDTEKNTDLFSATIEFLNATRCPYDSFFFDWFCGALSEDRAHKSERAPFYKKPEFKVIHELLRSYKCLNEEILSQEYFQQKDSTFLLIDDIENIWTAIDQKEDWSLFQNKITALRKRSGGP; encoded by the coding sequence ATGCCTGTATCTTCTCGTTATATTGCAGACCCTCGCTGGAATCAGCTCGACGAACGCTTTCGCGATCCGGTGAGGCCAGTCACTTTCCCTCTAGCGATGGAACGTTTTCGCAATCGACAATGGGATCGTCGGATCGGTCTCGATTCTCTCAATGATGAGGAATGGAAACAGCACTTCTGGGAGTTTAGGCCCCTCCCGCAAAATCTGCCTCAACCTTTAGCACTCCGGTATCACGGCCATCAGTTTTTGCACTACAATCCCGATTTGGGAGACGGCCGAGGCTTCTTGTTCGCGCAACTCCGCGATGATCAGGGCCGACTTTTAGATCTCGGAACTAAAGGCTCCGGCACGACTCCGTGGTCGAGACGAGGGGATGGTCGCTTGACCCTCAAAGGAGCCGTTCGCGAAGTCTTGGCCACCGAAATGCTAGAGGCGTTGGGAGTGAATACTTCAAAGACCTTGAGCGTGTTCGAAACTGGCGAAGAGCTTCAAAGGAACGATGAACCCTCACCCACGCGATCCGCAGTCCTGGTGCGCTTAAGCCACGGGCATGTCCGAATCGGAACTTTTCAAAGACACGCTTATTTAAGAGACACAGAGGCTTTGAAAACTTTAGTCCACTTTTCCTGCGACAACTATTACCCCAAGATCGATCGCGAACAGAATCTTCAAGCTCTTCTTGAAGAATTCTTCGATCGTGTTTGTCATTCGGTGGCGCAAATGACAGCACAGTGGATGCTGGGGGGCTTCGTCCACGGTGTTCTCAACACCGACAATATCAATATCTCGGGAGAGAGCTTTGACTACGGCCCCTATCGCTTCCTCCCCTATTACGATGCGAATTTTACCGCCGCGTATTTTGATCACAACGGACTTTACGCCTATGGGGAACAGCCCAAAATTATGCTTTGGAATTTGCAGCAACTTCAGGCGTGCTTGCAATTGATTGCGCCGACGGGAACCGATTTTAAAAATGGACTTCAAACGTTTCAGAGCGTATTCTCACAAGAAGTGATTGGGCTTTTTCTCAAGAAACTCAATCTAAGACCCCTCGAAGATACGGAGAAAAATACAGATCTGTTCTCTGCGACCATCGAATTTTTAAATGCGACCCGTTGCCCCTATGACTCGTTCTTTTTTGATTGGTTCTGCGGGGCCCTCAGCGAGGATCGAGCCCACAAAAGTGAGCGCGCACCTTTTTACAAAAAACCCGAATTTAAAGTAATCCATGAACTTCTCAGATCTTATAAGTGCTTGAATGAGGAAATTTTAAGTCAGGAGTACTTCCAACAAAAGGACTCCACCTTCCTTTTGATCGACGATATCGAAAACATTTGGACCGCCATCGATCAAAAGGAAGACTGGTCCCTCTTCCAAAACAAAATCACCGCCCTCCGAAAAAGGAGCGGCGGACCTTAG
- a CDS encoding porin family protein codes for MGKLLGVGLFLISLTAWGQQDGSYAGIQLGVGNVVNNDTFEVDTELTYGVTIGGQLNDQLSLGAYINFYNTKEALDETRELKVNVMPIMAELSFALYHPAHFHTPYVSGLLGIARSQVRLTTLGVAEDSTETDTAAGFRVGYSFAVAPHISISPDFTFVHVFYEDDDTTNGDDEFNVWNTQVYVRAWF; via the coding sequence ATGGGAAAGCTTTTAGGTGTCGGACTATTTTTGATTTCTTTGACAGCTTGGGGTCAACAGGATGGCAGTTACGCTGGGATTCAGCTCGGAGTTGGAAACGTCGTCAATAACGACACGTTCGAAGTGGACACGGAACTCACTTATGGTGTGACGATCGGCGGTCAGCTGAATGATCAATTGTCTTTAGGCGCCTACATCAACTTCTATAATACCAAAGAGGCTCTCGATGAGACTCGCGAACTTAAAGTGAATGTGATGCCGATCATGGCCGAACTTTCGTTTGCACTTTACCATCCCGCCCATTTTCACACGCCCTATGTGAGCGGACTTTTAGGAATCGCTCGCAGTCAGGTGAGATTAACTACGCTCGGCGTGGCGGAAGACAGTACCGAGACCGACACAGCCGCAGGCTTTCGCGTCGGCTATTCTTTTGCGGTGGCGCCCCACATCTCCATTAGCCCTGACTTTACTTTCGTTCACGTTTTTTACGAAGACGACGACACCACCAACGGTGACGACGAGTTCAACGTCTGGAACACCCAAGTCTACGTCCGCGCCTGGTTCTAA
- a CDS encoding SprT-like domain-containing protein, which yields MTSETLNACTVQLIKEYSDICWRYKVNLRRPLIEIVEVRSFLGRWNPTERKIELTTHLLLSSSWDDVCSVLKHEMAHQMVSELYGSKDATHGEEFHRAGQTLGLSEKFLRAQTELSPEIPPDQEASPLPILLRIEKLLSLAQSQNEHEASLAMRKAQDLIAQHNLNSLHAAQRDPLQLKIIETHRQKISALCSRICGLLMEFYFVDIVIGESFDISKRKKTKTIEIFGRSENVKIAEYVYHFLVHCVDTLWENYAQTTKTRGGLKKSYTMGLIVGFENKLREAERERTTPDLKALIPLKGLLHKEQKDLKNFIKKRHPRLSRRSRGRQMYDERTFARGLTDGKKIVVHKGMSSAVQGGIKLLKNWL from the coding sequence ATGACTTCCGAAACTCTCAACGCCTGCACCGTCCAACTGATCAAAGAATATTCCGATATTTGTTGGCGGTATAAAGTGAACCTTCGACGACCTCTCATCGAAATCGTCGAGGTCCGATCTTTCCTGGGGCGATGGAATCCGACCGAAAGAAAAATTGAACTGACGACCCACTTACTTTTAAGTAGCAGCTGGGACGATGTTTGCTCCGTGCTCAAACACGAAATGGCCCATCAGATGGTGAGTGAACTCTATGGCTCGAAGGATGCAACCCATGGAGAGGAGTTTCATCGTGCGGGACAAACATTGGGACTCTCAGAGAAATTCCTAAGAGCTCAAACAGAACTGAGCCCCGAGATCCCGCCAGACCAAGAAGCGTCCCCACTCCCTATCTTACTTCGTATTGAAAAATTACTCTCTTTAGCGCAATCGCAAAATGAGCACGAAGCCTCTCTCGCCATGAGAAAAGCTCAGGACTTAATCGCTCAACACAATTTAAACTCACTCCATGCCGCTCAACGTGACCCGCTCCAATTGAAAATTATAGAAACCCATCGCCAAAAAATCTCAGCTCTTTGCAGTCGCATCTGCGGTTTACTGATGGAGTTTTATTTTGTCGATATTGTGATTGGAGAATCCTTTGATATTTCTAAGAGAAAAAAAACTAAGACCATCGAAATTTTTGGCCGCAGCGAAAACGTCAAAATCGCAGAGTACGTCTACCATTTTCTCGTCCACTGCGTAGACACGTTGTGGGAAAACTACGCTCAAACAACCAAAACCCGCGGGGGTCTTAAAAAGTCCTACACCATGGGACTTATTGTGGGATTTGAAAATAAACTTCGCGAAGCCGAACGCGAACGCACAACGCCCGATCTCAAAGCTCTTATCCCGCTTAAAGGCCTTCTCCATAAGGAGCAAAAAGATCTCAAAAATTTTATAAAAAAACGTCATCCCCGACTGTCCCGTCGCTCGCGCGGACGCCAAATGTATGACGAAAGGACTTTTGCAAGAGGACTCACCGACGGCAAAAAAATTGTGGTCCATAAGGGCATGAGCTCCGCAGTTCAAGGCGGAATTAAACTTTTAAAAAATTGGCTCTAG